One genomic window of Ornithorhynchus anatinus isolate Pmale09 chromosome 10, mOrnAna1.pri.v4, whole genome shotgun sequence includes the following:
- the CENPC gene encoding centromere protein C isoform X5, with amino-acid sequence MAAASSSSSDLNHLKNSYRTRFCHTRRSPKINVKPGQNILETLQNCFEESRGWDPSLESSSPAVSPGPTGLEDVRYLSPGKEASPVQPAQIRSPEESSSSILASPRAAGEIGDSVRTPETHGGSPVPATVSAKSTPAFGGTSESPEKAAEVPRGAEDFYLAVGPLDLLIEEEEEEEEEEEEAALPSKTTSPVHSRERIRPPVGSADRRPPSPAVELKSKKRLNFNGKAAASVGKEAGIRIERPENSQKKESAVAPEESARGSVSHTPKNEPKSKGKVSSIFLDAVKVGNDRPGFYRHSPAAPPRSPSPPPSGVNPLPDDEFIIDESDSHASTSWISIPRKSTRPGNRGPEPSAARTQARERTRPEAQQAGRPKTPAGPGEKGGHGRDGDDSDTEGGEGTSGEVRRSPRSEERSRGRERSDSDRSRSGREGVGRPSVRHQAVLSTAARLAEEVEPGPRHRGEEPEARADRRHADGERPPGRRAGRETRDGPRSASRSDEEPASSRPDGRGDRSPERRNPGRLPQRGGKPRGRGDGGRPDAGGSPRRSVTPSSRRPRGGSRADGSGGDLDRNGEEESTGQKSPPGGKRKNRDPVEQIQASKKGSPKTPSAGVPRKKRPKVVTEGRPEDDPHPARGRAEIRTSRRASRPPSDWWMLKAERSGTERKEGPTPKRSDRDEPSQAPEVGETGLAPHDALRASVSPSRVAARRPPAPSSRETRRPSAKPKPGAETRQRPRRRKQDPGKMTRSERREAERSVGENGRTVGSGHRPAEEREGEAAGSETPGVTNPTGQNCPPPGSRDPAMSAGYSNLRCPSALSSASSGIASRKESPAARGKRTNRGGRKRPLPPAGERTPPAELQKSAGPARPEPEKLVYSSSGVSDPGNVLAGDEPSGSGAGGSRAGSDSEPSPRSKGRRGSAAKRKARRAGSAAGLPEESLESPEFAHPPEEAKTPRGTLRSPLTPDTTGPVTSTVEGSGPARSRITRTFPPGDEVRVYEQEDLSSDEVTEAQSSEVTYTDDAGYPSDEPSRLAPNQKAKRKFVLPTDTPNVRRTKRIRVKPLEYWRGERVDYKVRPSGGFEIHGIISPDAVSPYRGASGKMEKLKKLAKEKGRPLAKAKSCVRPKGTYTYCLGDDSLMVYKSLNTSSFSAGQLVLGPFKVKGSQHVCFDTLVFYIVQGELICTLRKTPYYLTAGDTFYVPPGNLYNIQNLLNQKSVLLFTQIKSERLEGVRLESDADDEG; translated from the exons atggccgccgcctcctcctcctcctccgatctG AATCACCTGAAAAATTCATATCGAACAAGATTTTGTCACACTAGAAG GTCACCTAAGATCAACGTGAAGCCAGGCCAGAATATATTGGAAACTTTACAGAATTGTTTCGAGGAAA gTCGCGGCTGGGATCCGAGCTTAGAGTCTTCGAGTCCGGCGGTTTCCCCGGGTCCCACGGGTTTAGAAGATGTCCGCTATTTGTCCCCAGGCAAGGAG GCGTCCCCCGTTCAACCGGCCCAGATCCGTTCTCCGGAGGAGAGCAGCAGCTCCATCCTCGCCTCCCCTCGGGCAGCCGGAGAGATCGGCGATTCAG TTCGGACTCCTGAAACTCATGGGGGATCTCCGGTCCCCGCGACGGTCAGTGCGAAGAGTACGCCGGCTTTCGGCGGTACCTCCGAGAGCCCCGAGAAAGCCGCCGAGGTCCCCCGGGGCGCCGAAGACTTTTACTTGGCGGTCGGCCCCCTCGATCTCCtgatcgaggaggaggaggaggaggaggaggaggaggaggaggcggcgttaCCGTCGAAAACGACCTCACCCGTTCACTCGCGCGAGAGGATTCGTCCCCCGGTGGGTTCAGCCGACCGGCGGCCTCCCAGTCCCGCCGTCGAGCTCAAATCCAAAAAGAG GTTGAACTTTAACGGAAAAGCGGCGGCGTCTgtggggaaggaagcaggaattagaatcgaAAGGCCGGAGAATTCGCAGAAAAAGGAAAGCGCGGTTGCCCCCGAAGAGAGCGCCCGAGGGTCGGTGTCTCACACTCCGAAGAACGAACCGAAAAGCAAGGGGAAGGTTTCGTCCATTTTCCTAGATGCCGTCAAAGTAGGGAACGACAGACCCGG CTTCTACAGGCACTCTCCAGCGGCTCCGCCCCGGAGCCCGTCTCCTCCGCCGAGCGGCGTGAACCCTCTGCCGGACGACGAGTTTATAATCGACGAGTCGGACAGCCATGCCTCGACGTCTTGGATTTCGATTCCTAGAAAGTCCACCAGACccgggaaccggggcccggagccTTCCGCGGCGAGGACCCAGGCCCGCGAAAGAACGCGGCCCGAGGCCCAGCAGGCGGGGAGACCGAAGACGCCGGCCGGACCCGGCGAGAAGGGAGGTCACGGGCGAGACGGCGACGATTCGGATACCGAGGGGGGCGAAGGGACTTCAGGGGAAGTCAGACGGAGTCCTCGCTCGGAGGAGAGATCTCGGGGGAGGGAAAGGTCGGACAGCGACCGGTCtcggtctgggagggagggagtcggacgCCCGTCCGTACGGCACCAAGCCGTTCTTTCGACGGCGGCTCGGTTGGCGGAAGAAGTGGAGCCCGGGCCGCGGCACCGGGGGGAGGAACCCGAGGCGAGGGCAGACCGTAGACACGCCGACGGAGAACGGCCTCCTGGGCGTCGCGCGGGGAGAGAGACGCGGGACGGCCCGCGGAGCGCTTCGCGCTCGGACGAGGAACCTGCTTCCTCGAGACCGGACGGGCGCGGGGACCGCTCTCCGGAAAGGAGAAACCCCGGGCGTCTTCCCCAGCGCGGCGGCAAgccgagagggaggggagacggcGGGCGGCCCGACGCGGGAGGGTCGCCGCGGAGAAGCGTCACCCCGTCGTCTCGACGGCCCCGAGGGGGATCGCGGGCGGACGGTTCGGGCGGAGATCTGGACCGAAACGGAGAGGAGGAATCCACGGGACAGAAATCGCCTCCTGGGG GTAAAAGAAAGAATCGGGATCCCGTTGAACAGATTCAAGCCAGTAAGAAAGGGTCCCCCAAAACGCCGTCCGCAGGCGTACCGCGGAAGAAGAGGCCAAAGGTGGTGACGGAAGGGCGGCCGGAAGACGATCCCCATCCGGCCCGGGGCCGCGCGGAGATCCGGACTAGTCGACGAGCGTCCAGGCCCCCGTCGGATTGGTGGATGTTGAAGGCGGAACGGA GCGGGACCGAGCGAAAGGAGGGTCCGACTCCGAAACGGAGCGATAGAGACGAACCGTCTCAGGCCCCGGAGGTGGGGGAGACCGGCCTCGCGCCCCACGACGCTCTGCGCGCTTCCGTTTCTCCGAGCCGAGTGGCGGCCCGTCGGCCGCCGGCCCCGTCCTCGCGGGAGACCCGCCGACCGTCGGCGAAACCGAAGCCCGGGGCCGAAACGCGTCAGCGCCCGCGCCGCCGGAAGCAGGACCCCGGAAAGATGACCCGAAGCGAGAGGAGGGAAGCCGAAAGGTCCGTCGGGGAAAACGGGAGAACGGTCGGCTCCGGACATAGACCCGccgaggagagggaaggtgaagcGGCGGGTTCGGAGACTCCGGGCGTCACGAATCCCACGGGGCAAAACTGTCCGCCTCCCGGATCGCGGGATCCCGCCATGTCGGCCGGCTACTCCAACCTGCGGTGCCCCTCCGCCTTATCGTCCGCATCCTCCGGGATCGCGTCCCGGAAGGAATCCCCGGCCGCCAGAGGGAAGAGGACGAACCGCGGTGGGCGGAAAAGGCCGCTCCCGCCCGCGGGAGAGAGGACCCCCCCGGCCGAGCTCCAGAAATCAGCGGGTCCCGCAAGACCGGAGCCCGAGAAGCTGGTGTATTCGTCTTCTGGGGTTTCCGACCCGGGGAACGTCCTCGCCGGCGACGAACCCTCTGGATCTGGGGCGGGAGGATCCCGGGCCGGCAGCGACTCCGAGCCCAGCCCACGGTCGAAGGGCCGGCGAGGATCGGCGGCGAAGCGGAAGGCCCGTCGCGCCGG CAGTGCAGCCGGACTTCCCGAAGAGAGCCTCGAATCTCCGGAGTTTGCCCATCCCCCGGAAGAAGCGAAAACCCCCCGGGGTACTCTGCGTTCGCCTCTGACACCGGATACTACAGGCCCCGTGACCTCAACGGTGGAAGGAAG cgggCCTGCGAGATCCCGAATTACGAGAACATTTCCTCCAGGTGATGAAGTCCGTGTTTACGAGCAGGAAGATTTGAGTTCAG atgaggtaactgaggcacagagtagtgaagtgacctacACAG ATGACGCGGGATACCCGTCGGATGAGCCGTCCCGGCTGGCTCCGAACCAGAAGGCCAAGCGGAAGTTCG TGTTGCCCACCGACACGCCGAACGTTCGTCGGACCAAGAGGATACGAGTGAAGCCTCTGGAGTACTGGAGAGGGGAGCGGGTCGACTACAAGGTCCGCCCGTCAG GGGGCTTCGAAATTCATGGGATCATTTCTCCTGACGCGGTGTCACCCTACAGAGGAGCCAGCGGAAAAATGGAAAAGCTCAAGAAACTAGCTAAAGagaagggaagacctcttgcaaaGGCAAAAA GTTGTGTGAGGCCCAAAGGTACATATACGTATTGCCTTGGCGATGACTCTCTGATGGTATATAAAAGTTTGAATACATCTTCATTCTCTGCTGGCCAATTGGTCCTGGGACCGTTTAAAGTGAAAGGAAGCCAACACGTCTGTTTCGATACGCTG GTGTTCTACATCGTCCAGGGCGAACTCATATGTACCTTACGTAAGACACCTTACTACTTGACGGCCGGCGACACTTTCTACGTTCCTCCGG
- the CENPC gene encoding centromere protein C isoform X3, producing the protein MAAASSSSSDLNHLKNSYRTRFCHTRRSPKINVKPGQNILETLQNCFEESRGWDPSLESSSPAVSPGPTGLEDVRYLSPGKEASPVQPAQIRSPEESSSSILASPRAAGEIGDSVRTPETHGGSPVPATVSAKSTPAFGGTSESPEKAAEVPRGAEDFYLAVGPLDLLIEEEEEEEEEEEEAALPSKTTSPVHSRERIRPPVGSADRRPPSPAVELKSKKRLNFNGKAAASVGKEAGIRIERPENSQKKESAVAPEESARGSVSHTPKNEPKSKGKVSSIFLDAVKVGNDRPGFYRHSPAAPPRSPSPPPSGVNPLPDDEFIIDESDSHASTSWISIPRKSTRPGNRGPEPSAARTQARERTRPEAQQAGRPKTPAGPGEKGGHGRDGDDSDTEGGEGTSGEVRRSPRSEERSRGRERSDSDRSRSGREGVGRPSVRHQAVLSTAARLAEEVEPGPRHRGEEPEARADRRHADGERPPGRRAGRETRDGPRSASRSDEEPASSRPDGRGDRSPERRNPGRLPQRGGKPRGRGDGGRPDAGGSPRRSVTPSSRRPRGGSRADGSGGDLDRNGEEESTGQKSPPGGKRKNRDPVEQIQASKKGSPKTPSAGVPRKKRPKVVTEGRPEDDPHPARGRAEIRTSRRASRPPSDWWMLKAERSGTERKEGPTPKRSDRDEPSQAPEVGETGLAPHDALRASVSPSRVAARRPPAPSSRETRRPSAKPKPGAETRQRPRRRKQDPGKMTRSERREAERSVGENGRTVGSGHRPAEEREGEAAGSETPGVTNPTGQNCPPPGSRDPAMSAGYSNLRCPSALSSASSGIASRKESPAARGKRTNRGGRKRPLPPAGERTPPAELQKSAGPARPEPEKLVYSSSGVSDPGNVLAGDEPSGSGAGGSRAGSDSEPSPRSKGRRGSAAKRKARRAGSAAGLPEESLESPEFAHPPEEAKTPRGTLRSPLTPDTTGPVTSTVEGSGPARSRITRTFPPGDEVRVYEQEDLSSDDAGYPSDEPSRLAPNQKAKRKFVLPTDTPNVRRTKRIRVKPLEYWRGERVDYKVRPSGGFEIHGIISPDAVSPYRGASGKMEKLKKLAKEKGRPLAKAKSRNAIANLNLSLGDPSKPTTVWCHDTNREVLLSCVRPKGTYTYCLGDDSLMVYKSLNTSSFSAGQLVLGPFKVKGSQHVCFDTLVFYIVQGELICTLRKTPYYLTAGDTFYVPPGNLYNIQNLLNQKSVLLFTQIKSERLEGVRLESDADDEG; encoded by the exons atggccgccgcctcctcctcctcctccgatctG AATCACCTGAAAAATTCATATCGAACAAGATTTTGTCACACTAGAAG GTCACCTAAGATCAACGTGAAGCCAGGCCAGAATATATTGGAAACTTTACAGAATTGTTTCGAGGAAA gTCGCGGCTGGGATCCGAGCTTAGAGTCTTCGAGTCCGGCGGTTTCCCCGGGTCCCACGGGTTTAGAAGATGTCCGCTATTTGTCCCCAGGCAAGGAG GCGTCCCCCGTTCAACCGGCCCAGATCCGTTCTCCGGAGGAGAGCAGCAGCTCCATCCTCGCCTCCCCTCGGGCAGCCGGAGAGATCGGCGATTCAG TTCGGACTCCTGAAACTCATGGGGGATCTCCGGTCCCCGCGACGGTCAGTGCGAAGAGTACGCCGGCTTTCGGCGGTACCTCCGAGAGCCCCGAGAAAGCCGCCGAGGTCCCCCGGGGCGCCGAAGACTTTTACTTGGCGGTCGGCCCCCTCGATCTCCtgatcgaggaggaggaggaggaggaggaggaggaggaggaggcggcgttaCCGTCGAAAACGACCTCACCCGTTCACTCGCGCGAGAGGATTCGTCCCCCGGTGGGTTCAGCCGACCGGCGGCCTCCCAGTCCCGCCGTCGAGCTCAAATCCAAAAAGAG GTTGAACTTTAACGGAAAAGCGGCGGCGTCTgtggggaaggaagcaggaattagaatcgaAAGGCCGGAGAATTCGCAGAAAAAGGAAAGCGCGGTTGCCCCCGAAGAGAGCGCCCGAGGGTCGGTGTCTCACACTCCGAAGAACGAACCGAAAAGCAAGGGGAAGGTTTCGTCCATTTTCCTAGATGCCGTCAAAGTAGGGAACGACAGACCCGG CTTCTACAGGCACTCTCCAGCGGCTCCGCCCCGGAGCCCGTCTCCTCCGCCGAGCGGCGTGAACCCTCTGCCGGACGACGAGTTTATAATCGACGAGTCGGACAGCCATGCCTCGACGTCTTGGATTTCGATTCCTAGAAAGTCCACCAGACccgggaaccggggcccggagccTTCCGCGGCGAGGACCCAGGCCCGCGAAAGAACGCGGCCCGAGGCCCAGCAGGCGGGGAGACCGAAGACGCCGGCCGGACCCGGCGAGAAGGGAGGTCACGGGCGAGACGGCGACGATTCGGATACCGAGGGGGGCGAAGGGACTTCAGGGGAAGTCAGACGGAGTCCTCGCTCGGAGGAGAGATCTCGGGGGAGGGAAAGGTCGGACAGCGACCGGTCtcggtctgggagggagggagtcggacgCCCGTCCGTACGGCACCAAGCCGTTCTTTCGACGGCGGCTCGGTTGGCGGAAGAAGTGGAGCCCGGGCCGCGGCACCGGGGGGAGGAACCCGAGGCGAGGGCAGACCGTAGACACGCCGACGGAGAACGGCCTCCTGGGCGTCGCGCGGGGAGAGAGACGCGGGACGGCCCGCGGAGCGCTTCGCGCTCGGACGAGGAACCTGCTTCCTCGAGACCGGACGGGCGCGGGGACCGCTCTCCGGAAAGGAGAAACCCCGGGCGTCTTCCCCAGCGCGGCGGCAAgccgagagggaggggagacggcGGGCGGCCCGACGCGGGAGGGTCGCCGCGGAGAAGCGTCACCCCGTCGTCTCGACGGCCCCGAGGGGGATCGCGGGCGGACGGTTCGGGCGGAGATCTGGACCGAAACGGAGAGGAGGAATCCACGGGACAGAAATCGCCTCCTGGGG GTAAAAGAAAGAATCGGGATCCCGTTGAACAGATTCAAGCCAGTAAGAAAGGGTCCCCCAAAACGCCGTCCGCAGGCGTACCGCGGAAGAAGAGGCCAAAGGTGGTGACGGAAGGGCGGCCGGAAGACGATCCCCATCCGGCCCGGGGCCGCGCGGAGATCCGGACTAGTCGACGAGCGTCCAGGCCCCCGTCGGATTGGTGGATGTTGAAGGCGGAACGGA GCGGGACCGAGCGAAAGGAGGGTCCGACTCCGAAACGGAGCGATAGAGACGAACCGTCTCAGGCCCCGGAGGTGGGGGAGACCGGCCTCGCGCCCCACGACGCTCTGCGCGCTTCCGTTTCTCCGAGCCGAGTGGCGGCCCGTCGGCCGCCGGCCCCGTCCTCGCGGGAGACCCGCCGACCGTCGGCGAAACCGAAGCCCGGGGCCGAAACGCGTCAGCGCCCGCGCCGCCGGAAGCAGGACCCCGGAAAGATGACCCGAAGCGAGAGGAGGGAAGCCGAAAGGTCCGTCGGGGAAAACGGGAGAACGGTCGGCTCCGGACATAGACCCGccgaggagagggaaggtgaagcGGCGGGTTCGGAGACTCCGGGCGTCACGAATCCCACGGGGCAAAACTGTCCGCCTCCCGGATCGCGGGATCCCGCCATGTCGGCCGGCTACTCCAACCTGCGGTGCCCCTCCGCCTTATCGTCCGCATCCTCCGGGATCGCGTCCCGGAAGGAATCCCCGGCCGCCAGAGGGAAGAGGACGAACCGCGGTGGGCGGAAAAGGCCGCTCCCGCCCGCGGGAGAGAGGACCCCCCCGGCCGAGCTCCAGAAATCAGCGGGTCCCGCAAGACCGGAGCCCGAGAAGCTGGTGTATTCGTCTTCTGGGGTTTCCGACCCGGGGAACGTCCTCGCCGGCGACGAACCCTCTGGATCTGGGGCGGGAGGATCCCGGGCCGGCAGCGACTCCGAGCCCAGCCCACGGTCGAAGGGCCGGCGAGGATCGGCGGCGAAGCGGAAGGCCCGTCGCGCCGG CAGTGCAGCCGGACTTCCCGAAGAGAGCCTCGAATCTCCGGAGTTTGCCCATCCCCCGGAAGAAGCGAAAACCCCCCGGGGTACTCTGCGTTCGCCTCTGACACCGGATACTACAGGCCCCGTGACCTCAACGGTGGAAGGAAG cgggCCTGCGAGATCCCGAATTACGAGAACATTTCCTCCAGGTGATGAAGTCCGTGTTTACGAGCAGGAAGATTTGAGTTCAG ATGACGCGGGATACCCGTCGGATGAGCCGTCCCGGCTGGCTCCGAACCAGAAGGCCAAGCGGAAGTTCG TGTTGCCCACCGACACGCCGAACGTTCGTCGGACCAAGAGGATACGAGTGAAGCCTCTGGAGTACTGGAGAGGGGAGCGGGTCGACTACAAGGTCCGCCCGTCAG GGGGCTTCGAAATTCATGGGATCATTTCTCCTGACGCGGTGTCACCCTACAGAGGAGCCAGCGGAAAAATGGAAAAGCTCAAGAAACTAGCTAAAGagaagggaagacctcttgcaaaGGCAAAAA GCAGAAATGCCATCGCCAATTTGAATTTGTCCCTAGGAGATCCTTCTAAACCAACAACCGTGTGGTGCCACGATACTAATCGGGAAGTTCTTCTGA GTTGTGTGAGGCCCAAAGGTACATATACGTATTGCCTTGGCGATGACTCTCTGATGGTATATAAAAGTTTGAATACATCTTCATTCTCTGCTGGCCAATTGGTCCTGGGACCGTTTAAAGTGAAAGGAAGCCAACACGTCTGTTTCGATACGCTG GTGTTCTACATCGTCCAGGGCGAACTCATATGTACCTTACGTAAGACACCTTACTACTTGACGGCCGGCGACACTTTCTACGTTCCTCCGG
- the CENPC gene encoding centromere protein C isoform X6, translating to MAAASSSSSDLNHLKNSYRTRFCHTRRSPKINVKPGQNILETLQNCFEESRGWDPSLESSSPAVSPGPTGLEDVRYLSPGKEASPVQPAQIRSPEESSSSILASPRAAGEIGDSVRTPETHGGSPVPATVSAKSTPAFGGTSESPEKAAEVPRGAEDFYLAVGPLDLLIEEEEEEEEEEEEAALPSKTTSPVHSRERIRPPVGSADRRPPSPAVELKSKKRLNFNGKAAASVGKEAGIRIERPENSQKKESAVAPEESARGSVSHTPKNEPKSKGKVSSIFLDAVKVGNDRPGFYRHSPAAPPRSPSPPPSGVNPLPDDEFIIDESDSHASTSWISIPRKSTRPGNRGPEPSAARTQARERTRPEAQQAGRPKTPAGPGEKGGHGRDGDDSDTEGGEGTSGEVRRSPRSEERSRGRERSDSDRSRSGREGVGRPSVRHQAVLSTAARLAEEVEPGPRHRGEEPEARADRRHADGERPPGRRAGRETRDGPRSASRSDEEPASSRPDGRGDRSPERRNPGRLPQRGGKPRGRGDGGRPDAGGSPRRSVTPSSRRPRGGSRADGSGGDLDRNGEEESTGQKSPPGGKRKNRDPVEQIQASKKGSPKTPSAGVPRKKRPKVVTEGRPEDDPHPARGRAEIRTSRRASRPPSDWWMLKAERSGTERKEGPTPKRSDRDEPSQAPEVGETGLAPHDALRASVSPSRVAARRPPAPSSRETRRPSAKPKPGAETRQRPRRRKQDPGKMTRSERREAERSVGENGRTVGSGHRPAEEREGEAAGSETPGVTNPTGQNCPPPGSRDPAMSAGYSNLRCPSALSSASSGIASRKESPAARGKRTNRGGRKRPLPPAGERTPPAELQKSAGPARPEPEKLVYSSSGVSDPGNVLAGDEPSGSGAGGSRAGSDSEPSPRSKGRRGSAAKRKARRAGSAAGLPEESLESPEFAHPPEEAKTPRGTLRSPLTPDTTGPVTSTVEGSGPARSRITRTFPPGDEVRVYEQEDLSSVLPTDTPNVRRTKRIRVKPLEYWRGERVDYKVRPSGGFEIHGIISPDAVSPYRGASGKMEKLKKLAKEKGRPLAKAKSRNAIANLNLSLGDPSKPTTVWCHDTNREVLLSCVRPKGTYTYCLGDDSLMVYKSLNTSSFSAGQLVLGPFKVKGSQHVCFDTLVFYIVQGELICTLRKTPYYLTAGDTFYVPPGNLYNIQNLLNQKSVLLFTQIKSERLEGVRLESDADDEG from the exons atggccgccgcctcctcctcctcctccgatctG AATCACCTGAAAAATTCATATCGAACAAGATTTTGTCACACTAGAAG GTCACCTAAGATCAACGTGAAGCCAGGCCAGAATATATTGGAAACTTTACAGAATTGTTTCGAGGAAA gTCGCGGCTGGGATCCGAGCTTAGAGTCTTCGAGTCCGGCGGTTTCCCCGGGTCCCACGGGTTTAGAAGATGTCCGCTATTTGTCCCCAGGCAAGGAG GCGTCCCCCGTTCAACCGGCCCAGATCCGTTCTCCGGAGGAGAGCAGCAGCTCCATCCTCGCCTCCCCTCGGGCAGCCGGAGAGATCGGCGATTCAG TTCGGACTCCTGAAACTCATGGGGGATCTCCGGTCCCCGCGACGGTCAGTGCGAAGAGTACGCCGGCTTTCGGCGGTACCTCCGAGAGCCCCGAGAAAGCCGCCGAGGTCCCCCGGGGCGCCGAAGACTTTTACTTGGCGGTCGGCCCCCTCGATCTCCtgatcgaggaggaggaggaggaggaggaggaggaggaggaggcggcgttaCCGTCGAAAACGACCTCACCCGTTCACTCGCGCGAGAGGATTCGTCCCCCGGTGGGTTCAGCCGACCGGCGGCCTCCCAGTCCCGCCGTCGAGCTCAAATCCAAAAAGAG GTTGAACTTTAACGGAAAAGCGGCGGCGTCTgtggggaaggaagcaggaattagaatcgaAAGGCCGGAGAATTCGCAGAAAAAGGAAAGCGCGGTTGCCCCCGAAGAGAGCGCCCGAGGGTCGGTGTCTCACACTCCGAAGAACGAACCGAAAAGCAAGGGGAAGGTTTCGTCCATTTTCCTAGATGCCGTCAAAGTAGGGAACGACAGACCCGG CTTCTACAGGCACTCTCCAGCGGCTCCGCCCCGGAGCCCGTCTCCTCCGCCGAGCGGCGTGAACCCTCTGCCGGACGACGAGTTTATAATCGACGAGTCGGACAGCCATGCCTCGACGTCTTGGATTTCGATTCCTAGAAAGTCCACCAGACccgggaaccggggcccggagccTTCCGCGGCGAGGACCCAGGCCCGCGAAAGAACGCGGCCCGAGGCCCAGCAGGCGGGGAGACCGAAGACGCCGGCCGGACCCGGCGAGAAGGGAGGTCACGGGCGAGACGGCGACGATTCGGATACCGAGGGGGGCGAAGGGACTTCAGGGGAAGTCAGACGGAGTCCTCGCTCGGAGGAGAGATCTCGGGGGAGGGAAAGGTCGGACAGCGACCGGTCtcggtctgggagggagggagtcggacgCCCGTCCGTACGGCACCAAGCCGTTCTTTCGACGGCGGCTCGGTTGGCGGAAGAAGTGGAGCCCGGGCCGCGGCACCGGGGGGAGGAACCCGAGGCGAGGGCAGACCGTAGACACGCCGACGGAGAACGGCCTCCTGGGCGTCGCGCGGGGAGAGAGACGCGGGACGGCCCGCGGAGCGCTTCGCGCTCGGACGAGGAACCTGCTTCCTCGAGACCGGACGGGCGCGGGGACCGCTCTCCGGAAAGGAGAAACCCCGGGCGTCTTCCCCAGCGCGGCGGCAAgccgagagggaggggagacggcGGGCGGCCCGACGCGGGAGGGTCGCCGCGGAGAAGCGTCACCCCGTCGTCTCGACGGCCCCGAGGGGGATCGCGGGCGGACGGTTCGGGCGGAGATCTGGACCGAAACGGAGAGGAGGAATCCACGGGACAGAAATCGCCTCCTGGGG GTAAAAGAAAGAATCGGGATCCCGTTGAACAGATTCAAGCCAGTAAGAAAGGGTCCCCCAAAACGCCGTCCGCAGGCGTACCGCGGAAGAAGAGGCCAAAGGTGGTGACGGAAGGGCGGCCGGAAGACGATCCCCATCCGGCCCGGGGCCGCGCGGAGATCCGGACTAGTCGACGAGCGTCCAGGCCCCCGTCGGATTGGTGGATGTTGAAGGCGGAACGGA GCGGGACCGAGCGAAAGGAGGGTCCGACTCCGAAACGGAGCGATAGAGACGAACCGTCTCAGGCCCCGGAGGTGGGGGAGACCGGCCTCGCGCCCCACGACGCTCTGCGCGCTTCCGTTTCTCCGAGCCGAGTGGCGGCCCGTCGGCCGCCGGCCCCGTCCTCGCGGGAGACCCGCCGACCGTCGGCGAAACCGAAGCCCGGGGCCGAAACGCGTCAGCGCCCGCGCCGCCGGAAGCAGGACCCCGGAAAGATGACCCGAAGCGAGAGGAGGGAAGCCGAAAGGTCCGTCGGGGAAAACGGGAGAACGGTCGGCTCCGGACATAGACCCGccgaggagagggaaggtgaagcGGCGGGTTCGGAGACTCCGGGCGTCACGAATCCCACGGGGCAAAACTGTCCGCCTCCCGGATCGCGGGATCCCGCCATGTCGGCCGGCTACTCCAACCTGCGGTGCCCCTCCGCCTTATCGTCCGCATCCTCCGGGATCGCGTCCCGGAAGGAATCCCCGGCCGCCAGAGGGAAGAGGACGAACCGCGGTGGGCGGAAAAGGCCGCTCCCGCCCGCGGGAGAGAGGACCCCCCCGGCCGAGCTCCAGAAATCAGCGGGTCCCGCAAGACCGGAGCCCGAGAAGCTGGTGTATTCGTCTTCTGGGGTTTCCGACCCGGGGAACGTCCTCGCCGGCGACGAACCCTCTGGATCTGGGGCGGGAGGATCCCGGGCCGGCAGCGACTCCGAGCCCAGCCCACGGTCGAAGGGCCGGCGAGGATCGGCGGCGAAGCGGAAGGCCCGTCGCGCCGG CAGTGCAGCCGGACTTCCCGAAGAGAGCCTCGAATCTCCGGAGTTTGCCCATCCCCCGGAAGAAGCGAAAACCCCCCGGGGTACTCTGCGTTCGCCTCTGACACCGGATACTACAGGCCCCGTGACCTCAACGGTGGAAGGAAG cgggCCTGCGAGATCCCGAATTACGAGAACATTTCCTCCAGGTGATGAAGTCCGTGTTTACGAGCAGGAAGATTTGAGTTCAG TGTTGCCCACCGACACGCCGAACGTTCGTCGGACCAAGAGGATACGAGTGAAGCCTCTGGAGTACTGGAGAGGGGAGCGGGTCGACTACAAGGTCCGCCCGTCAG GGGGCTTCGAAATTCATGGGATCATTTCTCCTGACGCGGTGTCACCCTACAGAGGAGCCAGCGGAAAAATGGAAAAGCTCAAGAAACTAGCTAAAGagaagggaagacctcttgcaaaGGCAAAAA GCAGAAATGCCATCGCCAATTTGAATTTGTCCCTAGGAGATCCTTCTAAACCAACAACCGTGTGGTGCCACGATACTAATCGGGAAGTTCTTCTGA GTTGTGTGAGGCCCAAAGGTACATATACGTATTGCCTTGGCGATGACTCTCTGATGGTATATAAAAGTTTGAATACATCTTCATTCTCTGCTGGCCAATTGGTCCTGGGACCGTTTAAAGTGAAAGGAAGCCAACACGTCTGTTTCGATACGCTG GTGTTCTACATCGTCCAGGGCGAACTCATATGTACCTTACGTAAGACACCTTACTACTTGACGGCCGGCGACACTTTCTACGTTCCTCCGG